AGACGTTGTTGTCGAGCGCCTGGCCGGTGGTTTCGCCCGATTGCGGGCGTTTTTCCTCCGTGCTGGTTTCACGCACCAGCCCGACCACCTGGTAATAATGGGCGCCGATCTTGATTTCCTGGTCGAGCGGATCCTGGTACGGGAACAGACGCTTGGCCAGTCCTGCCGAAATCGCGCAAATGTTGTTTTGATGAAGGTCATCCGTCTCCGTGATAAAGCGGCCGCGCAGACTGTCCAGGCCGGCGATTTCGCTGTACACCGGGTAGGTTCCGATCACCTGGCCGGAGACTTCATTCCGGAAGAAGCGGACGTTCTCGCGAATGATGCGCATGGGCAGGACGTGGTTGATGCCCGGAATCGTCGCTTGAATGCGGCTGGCGTCCTTGTAGGTCAGGCCGTATTCGATGACCGAGCCGCGGCCAGAGGTCGCGGTGGTGGTTTTGGTGTCTTCGGGCGGTTTGACGGCCCGGATGATGATGTTGGCGCTGCCGAGTTTCTTGATCGTTTCCTGCGCTTCGTACGACGCGCCTTCGCCGATCGCGAGCATCGCAATGACGGAGCAGACTCCGAAGATGATTCCCAGCATCGTGAGCGCGGAACGGAGCTTGTGCAGCAGAAGGCTCTTGATCCCCACCTGCATGGTGCGCACCGGGCGCAGCGCGAGCCGGAACGCTGATCGACTCTCAACGGCGTCGGTCGGGTGTTCGATGTCCGGGAGATGGCCCGGGGCTGGCCGCCGCTCTTGCTCAACGATCCGGTCGATAACGCCGTCGCGCATGTGCACGACGCGCCGGGCCCGGGCCGCCGTGTTCGGATCGTGCGTGACGAGCACGATGGTCTTGCCGCTGTGGTTGAGGCGATCGAGGAGATCCAGGATTTCTGTCCCGGTCCGGGAGTCGAGGTTGCCGGTCGGCTCGTCCGCCAGGATCATGAGCGGATCATTGACAAGGGAACGGGCGACGGCGACGCGCTGCTGCTGGCCTCCGGAAAGCTGGCTCGGCCGATGGTGCAGGCGGTCGCCGAGTCCGACCAGGCCCGCGAACCGTTCGCACCGCGAATTGTTCTTGGGAGTGTCCAGGCCTTGATAAAACAGCGGCATCTGGATGTTCTCGATCAGCGAAAGCTGGTGAATCAAGTTGTAGGACTGGAAAATGAAACCGATCTTCCGCCCGCGAACTTCGGACAGCTCGTTGTCGTCCATCTGGGAAACGTCATCGCCTCCGAGATAGAAACGCCCGGCGGTAGGCCGGTCCAAACAGCCGAGAAGGTTCAGCAACGTCGATTTCCCCGACCCGGAAGGACCCATGATGGCGATATAGTCGCCTTCCAGGACTTCGAGGTTCACGCCGCGCAGCGCGTGGACTTTGACCTCGCCCATGTCATAGACCTTCTCGACGGATTCAATGCGTATGATCGCTTTTTGTTTCATCCAAGACTCGGCAGTTGAAAAAAGGAAAACCGCAGAGGAGCCCACCGCGGCAAAGCCGCAATCGAGCGTTTTGGACTGCGGCGGGAAGGGAAGCGCCACGCCGCTTTGGATCCGGGATGGCCCCAGAAAGCGGTGTCGTCGCTGCGCTCTGCCACCGCAGT
The sequence above is drawn from the Verrucomicrobiota bacterium genome and encodes:
- a CDS encoding ATP-binding cassette domain-containing protein, translating into MKQKAIIRIESVEKVYDMGEVKVHALRGVNLEVLEGDYIAIMGPSGSGKSTLLNLLGCLDRPTAGRFYLGGDDVSQMDDNELSEVRGRKIGFIFQSYNLIHQLSLIENIQMPLFYQGLDTPKNNSRCERFAGLVGLGDRLHHRPSQLSGGQQQRVAVARSLVNDPLMILADEPTGNLDSRTGTEILDLLDRLNHSGKTIVLVTHDPNTAARARRVVHMRDGVIDRIVEQERRPAPGHLPDIEHPTDAVESRSAFRLALRPVRTMQVGIKSLLLHKLRSALTMLGIIFGVCSVIAMLAIGEGASYEAQETIKKLGSANIIIRAVKPPEDTKTTTATSGRGSVIEYGLTYKDASRIQATIPGINHVLPMRIIRENVRFFRNEVSGQVIGTYPVYSEIAGLDSLRGRFITETDDLHQNNICAISAGLAKRLFPYQDPLDQEIKIGAHYYQVVGLVRETSTEEKRPQSGETTGQALDNNVYVPLSAARNRFGETLIRRSAGSQEAERVQLHQITVQFASTADVETAVPQIETLLERFHTKKDYELIVPLQLLRQAEQTKRIFNIVLGSIAAISLLVGGIGIMNIMLATVTERTREIGIRRALGAKQRDITAQFLVEAIVLAIGGGLIGVSLGVLTPLIVSRLTDMVTIITPLSVMLAFSISGAVGIIFGLYPASRAASLDPIEALRHE